TAAACAACATTCCAAACAGTAACTTTGATAGAAAATTAGATTTACAATGGGTATTCTTCTTATGTTTTTCATGGTTTGTCTTATTATTTATGCAGTATTGGTGACTCATGGTATCTATTTTCTATCCAATATGGTCATCATCAAATGGCTGGGATTAGCAATGTCACAAAAACTACTTTGGATCGTTGTTAATACCTTATTGTGGCTTTTCTCCATTCGTTTTATATATTTCCTGCTACTGGATTCCAAAGGTGGTACCCCAAATATGGAAGCTATTTGGAAGTTTTATATGGTAATTGCTACCGTCTTATTTTTAATTGTATTTTTGTTGGGATATAAATCCAAGTAAATTTTGAGTCAAACATCCATTTTATATCTTGACGATGAAGATGATAATCTGATTGCCTTCAGGGCTGTATTCAGGCGATCGTATACAGTCTATACCACTACTTCAGTAGCTGAAGCCAGGGAGTATTTAAAAAACTATTCTATACAAATCATCATTAGCGATCAAAGAATGCCTGGTATGACAGGTGTGGAGTTTCTTACAGAAGTATCAGTAACATATCCTGATGTGCTCAGAATGATCATGACTGGTTATACTGATATGCAATCTATCATTGACGCCATCAATAAGGGTAAAATTTATTATTATATCTCTAAGCCCTGGAAATTTGAAGAACTAAAGATTATTCTTGAAAACGCCATTGAAACTCAAAAACTGAGAGATCAAAATATTACATTGATCCAAGAGAATCATGATTTGATCAAAAAGTCCTTGGAATTTGAAAAATCGCAGCTACAGGCCCAACTCGAAGTACTCAAAAATCAGGTCAATCCGCATTTTTTGTTTAATTGTCTGAATACACTCGCATCTTTAATTACTTCTGATCCGGACGCAGCCGTACGTTACACCACCAAATTCTCAAAACTGTATCGTATGTCTATAGAGCATAGTGATGAAAAGCTAATCGGCCTTGAAAAAGAATTGGAATTTTTAAATGCATATATTTTTCTTCAAAAAATCAGGTATAATGAAAATCTTAGAATCCTTTTCGATATCAATAACCCACAATCTTATTTTATCCCACCTTTTGCATTACAACTTTTGGTAGAAAATGCTCTAAAACATAATGTAGTTTCAAAAGAGAAACCATTGGAAATTTTTATAATTCAAAAGAATGATAAAATAGCCGTTACAAATGAAATTCAAAGGAGACAATCGAGCGAACCATCTACGGGAACCGGCTTGAAAAACCTTATGGAGCGCTTTACACTACTAACTGGAAAAGGAATACAAGTCAATAATGACGGTCAAAAATTTGAAGCAATAGTTCCACTAATTTTAGAGATTTAAACCATGAGCACCATTAAAGTATTGATTGTAGAAGACGAAATTCCAGCTCAGGATCTCCTTGTGAGAACATTAAAAATAGTGGAACCATCCATAGAAATCGTGGGCAAAGCAGATAGTATTCAAACAGCGGCTGAATGGTTAAAATTAAATTCGGCAGATTTAATTTTTATGGATATTCAATTGAATGATGGGCTTAGTTTTTCTATTTTTGAGCAGGTACAAATACATACACCTGTGATATTTACAACCGCTTATGATGCTTACGCTATTAAAGCTTTTAAGGTAAACAGCATAGACTATCTTTTAAAACCGATTGATGAAGACGATCTCAGAATAGCAATCAACAAATACAAAAATATCACCAATTCTACATTGATACTAAATATTTCGGATCTTAAGAAAACACTGAGTCTTTCAGAAAAAACTTATCAGCAAAGATTTATAGTGCATCGGGGAGAAAAATTATTGAGTGTCACGGTGGATCAGATAGCTTACTTCGAAGGTGAAGACAGATATGTATATTTAGTGACTAAAGATGCTAAAAGATTCATCATTGACTACAAATTGGCAGAGGTGGAAACGGTTTTGGACCCTAAGTCTTTTTATCGATTAAACCGAAGTTTTATTTCCAGGTTTGAGGCCATCGACGGCATGATCAATCTCAGCAAAAGTCGTGTTAAAGTCAGCCTGAATCCACCTGCAAAAAGAGATGTAATCGTAAGCAGTGAAAATAATCAGGATTTTAAAAGATGGTTAAACTCATAATAATAAAGTTAGGTTTTGAAAAATATTCAATATTCTTTATTTCTTGAAAGTACTGACGGCTTATTTAAAATATTAGGCTTGTTTTTACTATTAATCACGTTATACATATACCCTAAAATCCCCGGTAAAGGTC
The sequence above is drawn from the Saprospiraceae bacterium genome and encodes:
- a CDS encoding response regulator transcription factor, giving the protein MKVLIVEDEIPAQDLLVRTLKIVEPSIEIVGKADSIQTAAEWLKLNSADLIFMDIQLNDGLSFSIFEQVQIHTPVIFTTAYDAYAIKAFKVNSIDYLLKPIDEDDLRIAINKYKNITNSTLILNISDLKKTLSLSEKTYQQRFIVHRGEKLLSVTVDQIAYFEGEDRYVYLVTKDAKRFIIDYKLAEVETVLDPKSFYRLNRSFISRFEAIDGMINLSKSRVKVSLNPPAKRDVIVSSENNQDFKRWLNS